The Schistocerca cancellata isolate TAMUIC-IGC-003103 chromosome 4, iqSchCanc2.1, whole genome shotgun sequence genome contains a region encoding:
- the LOC126184222 gene encoding toll-like receptor 6: MSVCSRICLAIVAVSLLFDVQARSIASEHEDVRKGCGWERTSPYDVGHGKDEDAVRLDCQLRTIDGMQSVIENLTLPQIDKVQSLRIECSDVLFYESKVSGDGLPDHTGRGFLSQLRRLRELSIETCKILKLPRAAFSSLRDLRNLTVRTYIREWLAATALEFDQETFLGLSELRSLDLSHNNIWKLPDELFCPLFSLSRLNMSHNRLQDMLELDFSASAGKTCSLVLEFLDLSHNDIPCVPDNGLTNLRSLRELYLQNNAITSLGDSAFSGVNKLQVLNASSNELEALPPEVFQPTRGLRELYLRNNSISVLAPGLLEGLDQLTVLDLSHNYLTSSWINRNTFSGLVRLVVLNLGYNNIARVDPHVFTDVYSLQVLNLEHNGIETITEGAFSALSNLHVLTLSHNKLAHVDYYYFSGLFVVNQLYLDNNKLTAIHQRAFENCTHLQDLGLSNNLLTVVPAALGSFANNPLLRMLRLDGNQLTDISGIVSHLPGLIWLNVSNNRIEWFDYSFVPHSLQWLDLHKNKLKELRNYYETGSTLRLLMIDASFNYITEIGESSLPDSVEVVFLNNNRITTVAPNTFIKKTNLSRVVLYANNIEKMDMSALTVNPLPEERELPQFYIGGNPFVCDCDMEWLQRINHLGYLRRHPVILDLETIVCTLVFSRGLKTKPLMEVDPLHFVCTYEMHCFALCHCCDFDACDCEMACPENCTCYHDTAWASNIVDCANAGYKHVPHRIPMDATEIYLDGNDIGELPSHVFIGKKKLEVLFLNNSNIQNINNKTFNGVTSLRVLHLENNRIRELHGYEFEKMSTLNELYLENNEISSVGNATFADMPHLGVLRLEGNRLEDFRPWEQLAEGTQTRLTVGGAGNVWRCDCESAVRLRAWAHRDTLERLACAAGGSVADALLRCDRPRRGNDAAPSSVVQRGPADGAAGSAFATYAPFLAAAVAVRFWVHSRYGVRLFGTAPTADRDDDRERLYDAYIVYSVGDEDFAERLLAAELEQRGYAVCLHYRDIQVDPESVYLADSVASAAEASRRLLVVMSRCFIDCEWTRPDFRRALGAVLSAEQNPGRLVVLVKCEPSPDLRPLLRGCVPIAWGDRRCWDRLWYAMPDVRRRAAAGPVATGRQRQGKTAATAAAAAAAAAAAAGVRPVARYTPQPHPHLHALRHTPTTTPTQSTYVSENSSQRTTDHEEEDEEEYGPGLHRHSYMQIDDAGGEQTVHVYSSIPDTLPLRAVGANGRTYFV; the protein is encoded by the exons ATGAGCGTGTGCAGCCGAATTTGTTTAGCTATTGTTGCAGTATCATTGCTTTTTGATGTGCAAGCGCGAAGCATCGCTAGTGAGCACGAGGACGTTCGTAAAGGCTGCGGTTGGGAACGTACGTCTCCTTACGACGTGGGACACGGAAAGGATGAAGACGCAGTCAGACTAGATTGTCAGCTACGCACTATCGACGGGATGCAAAGCGTAATAGAGAACCTGACACTACCACAGATAGACAAGGTCCAGTCGCTACGTATCGAGTGCAGCGACGTGCTTTTCTACGAGAGTAAAGTGTCGGGAGATGGTCTACCCGATCACACCGGCCGTGGCTTCCTGTCACAGCTACGTCGCCTCCGAGAGCTCAGCATCGAGACTTGCAAGATCCTAAAACTGCCACGGGCCGCCTTTTCGTCGCTGAGGGACCTACGAAATTTGACGGTGCGTACGTACATCAGGGAGTGGCTTGCGGCGACGGCGCTCGAATTCGACCAGGAGACCTTCCTCGGCCTGTCAGAACTTCGCAGCCTCGACCTCTCGCACAATAACATATGGAAGCTGCCGGACGAACTCTTTTGCCCACTGTTTTCACTGTCTCGACTCAATATGTCGCACAACAGGTTGCAAGACATGTTAGAACTGGACTTCTCCGCGTCTGCTGGCAAGACGTGTAGCTTGGTGCTAGAATTCCTGGACCTCTCCCACAATGACATTCCCTGTGTTCCTGACAACGGACTGACAAATCTCCGTTCGCTACGAGAGCTGTACTTGCAGAACAACGCTATTACTTCGCTGGGCGACAGCGCTTTCAGTGGAGTAAATAAACTGCAAGTACTGAATGCGTCTAGTAACGAGTTGGAGGCGCTTCCTCCCGAGGTGTTCCAGCCTACTCGGGGTCTGCGAGAGCTTTATTTGAGAAATAACTCCATCAGCGTGCTGGCACCGGGGCTGTTAGAGGGACTAGATCAGTTAACTGTCCTGGACCTGTCGCACAACTACCTCACTTCTTCTTGGATCAACAGGAATACTTTCAGCGGGCTCGTTCGTCTCGTCGTGCTTAATCTGGGTTATAACAACATCGCCCGCGTCGATCCGCACGTTTTCACTGACGTGTACAGTCTACAAGTTCTGAATTTGGAGCACAACGGAATTGAAACGATAACGGAGGGCGCGTTCAGCGCCCTGAGCAACCTGCACGTGCTCACGCTGAGCCACAACAAACTCGCACACGTCGACTACTATTATTTCAGCGGGCTGTTCGTCGTCAACCAGCTCTACCTGGACAACAACAAGCTGACTGCCATTCACCAACGGGCCTTCGAGAACTGCACTCACCTGCAGGACTTAGGACTGAGCAACAATCTCCTCACGGTGGTTCCTGCCGCCCTCG GTTCGTTCGCCAACAACCCGCTTCTCCGGATGCTGCGTCTGGACGGGAATCAGCTGACGGACATTAGCGGCATCGTGTCTCATCTGCCAGGACTGATATGGCTGAACGTCTCCAACAACCGTATCGAGTGGTTCGACTATTCCTTCGTACCCCACAGTCTTCAGTGGCTCGACTTGCATAAGAACAAATTAAAGGAACTACGAAATTACTACGAAACTGGCAGTACCCTCCGACTTCTAATGATAGATGCCAGTTTCAACTACATAACGGAAATTGGCGAATCGTCGTTGCCAGACAGTGTGGAAGTCGTGTTCTTAAATAACAATCGGATCACTACTGTCGCACCGAATACGTTTATTAAGAAGACGAATCTCAGCAGAGTCGTGCTGTATGCCAACAACATAGAGAAGATGGACATGAGCGCACTGACAGTGAATCCGTTGCCGGAGGAGAGAGAGCTGCCACAGTTCTATATCGGTGGCAACCCTTTCGTGTGCGACTGCGACATGGAGTGGCTGCAGCGTATCAACCACCTGGGCTACCTGCGCCGGCATCCCGTAATACTGGACTTGGAAACAATCGTGTGCACGCTGGTTTTCTCTAGAGGCTTAAAGACGAAGCCACTGATGGAGGTGGATCCGTTACACTTCGTCTGCACGTACGAAATGCACTGCTTCGCCCTGTGCCACTGCTGCGACTTCGATGCTTGTGACTGCGAGATGGCTTGCCCCGAGAACTGCACGTGTTACCACGATACGGCTTGGGCCAGTAACATCGTGGACTGCGCAAATGCCGGCTACAAGCACGTGCCGCACAGGATACCTATGGACGCGACCGAGATATATCTCGACGGAAACGATATCGGGGAATTGCCGAGTCACGTCTTCATCGGCAAGAAAAAACTCGAGGTGTTGTTTCTCAACAATAGCAATATCCAAAACATCAACAACAAGACATTCAACGGTGTGACGTCTCTGCGGGTGTTGCATTTGGAGAACAATCGCATCCGGGAACTCCACGGTTACGAGTTCGAGAAAATGAGCACCTTGAACGAACTGTATCTGGAGAACAACGAGATCTCGAGTGTGGGCAACGCGACGTTCGCGGACATGCCGCACCTGGGGGTGCTGCGCCTGGAAGGGAACCGGCTGGAAGACTTCAGGCCGTGGGAGCAGCTGGCGGAGGGCACGCAGACGCGGCTCACGGTGGGCGGCGCGGGCAACGTGTGGCGCTGCGACTGCGAGAGCGCGGTGCGCCTCCGCGCCTGGGCGCACCGGGACACGCTCGAGCGCCTCGCGTGCGCCGCGGGGGGCAGCGTGGCTGACGCGCTGCTCCGCTGCGACCGGCCGCGCCGCGGCAACGACGCCGCGCCCTCCTCCGTGGTGCAGCGCGGCCCGGCGGACGGGGCGGCCGGCTCGGCCTTCGCCACCTACGCACCTTTcctcgccgccgccgtcgcc GTCCGCTTCTGGGTGCACTCGCGCTACGGCGTGCGCCTCTTCGGGACGGCGCCCACCGCCGACCGCGACGACGACCGAGAGCGACTGTACGACGCCTACATCGTGTACAGCGTCGGCGACGAGGACTTCGCGGAGCGCCTGCTGGCGGCCGAGCTGGAGCAGCGCGGGTACGCCGTGTGTCTGCACTACCGGGACATCCAGGTAGACCCCGAGTCGGTGTACCTGGCGGACAGCGTGGCGAGCGCCGCGGAGGCGTCGCGGCGCCTGCTGGTGGTGATGTCGCGCTGCTTCATCGACTGCGAGTGGACGCGGCCGGACTTCCGGCGCGCGCTGGGCGCCGTGCTGTCCGCCGAACAGAACCCGGGCCGCCTCGTCGTGCTCGTCAAGTGCGAGCCCAGCCCCGACCTGCGGCCACTGCTGCGCGGCTGCGTGCCCATCGCGTGGGGCGACCGCCGCTGCTGGGACCGCCTGTGGTACGCCATGCCCGACGTGCGGCGCCGCG CCGCGGCGGGCCCCGTCGCCACCGGCCGCCAGCGACAGGGTAAgaccgccgccactgccgccgccgccgccgccgccgccgccgccgccgcaggcgTTCGCCCCGTCGCGCGCTACACG ccgcagccgcaCCCGCACCTGCACGCCCTGCGCCACACGCCGACCACGACGCCGACACAGTCGACGTACGTGTCGGAGAACTCGTCGCAGCGCACCACCGACcacgaggaggaggacgaggaggagtaCGGGCCGGGCCTGCACCGGCACAGCTACATGCAGATCGACGACGCCGGTGGCGAGCAGACCGTGCACGTGTACAGCAGCATCCCGGACACGCTGCCGCTGCGCGCCGTCGGCGCCAACGGCAGGACGTATTTCGTGTAA